One window from the genome of Podospora pseudocomata strain CBS 415.72m chromosome 6, whole genome shotgun sequence encodes:
- a CDS encoding hypothetical protein (BUSCO:EOG0926499W; COG:U; EggNog:ENOG503NY9E), producing MSPHNQGESSHAQDDGIATGDLPTAGQSADQGAASNEPPTPAPASAAVEEDLLDLGNQDSHETGDGTVESSTLRQDKGKQSSSLDDSNDLMSSIATLKPATSPTTTTATQYLTIESRTYKDPTPPTPAPSQPPSRAPSTAATSRSRHGSSEPSPTRSDVGYDEKRYTSEDEQESGSRSEIQSIMEQFSEEGGGPGVEEVMSPRLEMASPLLGSPMSHPPRKSSLEPLTPSLAQQLQEGIQGLRISGSSPSDTRGKDKEDFGPPVPPKDDSMYPASPGRSQDDLRGNVDSPMSPSTLHRPPPPEPEPEPTLPFDFHRFLEQLRNKKADPVARYLKSFLSEFGKRQWMVHEQVKIISDFLTFIANKMGQCEVWRDVSDAEFDNAREGMEKLVMNRLYSQTFSPAIPPPQPIPGAKPRRRGGERPMGPGRRGQHQEDVERDEILAQKINIYSWVREDHLDIPPVNESGKRFLKLAQQELLKIKSYRAPRDKIICVLNCCKVIFGLLKHAKSDSSADSFMPMLIYVVLHANPEHLVSNVQYILRFRNQEKLGGEAGYYLSSLMGAIQFIENMDRTTLTITDEEFEQNVEAAVSAIAERHRAESPPPPPPQSEKSSALKAPSAGRVSADTDASLRPDTPRRSMSSNEGRDSGEYSGNDEKVAITGLLRTIQRPLSTIGRIFSDEPSSSEPSTSIASPARTPMPERPDGDARRQRLSAEEAAARQASAETAEAQRLHRAEHANIVETLAGMFPDLDKDIISDVVYQKEGRVGLAVDACLALSS from the exons ATGTCTCCCCATAATCAAGGAGAGAGCTCCCATGCCCAAGATGACGGGATAGCCACAGGCGACCTGCCAACGGCCGGTCAAAGTGCTGATCAGGGCGCTGCATCGAATgaacctccaaccccagccccgGCAAGCGCTGCCGTGGAAGAGGACCTTCTAGACTTGGGTAATCAGGACTCCCACGAAACTGGGGACGGCACGGTGGAATCATCGACTCTCAGGCAGGACAAGGGAAAGCAGTCGTCATCTCTTGACGATTCGAATGACCTGATGTCATCTATCGCTACGCTAAAGCCGGCTACTTCGCCAACTACCACGACTGCCACCCAGTATCTCACCATCGAATCCCGGACATACAAAGACCCTACCCCGCCGACGCCGgccccttctcaacctccttcccgAGCACCCTCGACGGCAGCAACTTCACGCTCAAGACATGGATCTTCAGAACCATCACCCACTAGGTCTGATGTTGGTTACGACGAGAAACGATATACCAGCGAAGATGAACAAGAAAGCGGGTCAAGATCAGAAATTCAGAGCATCATGGAACAGTTCAGCGAGGAAGGCGGGGGTCCAGGGGTAGAAGAGGTCATGAGTCCACGGCTGGAGATGGCATCGCCTCTTCTTGGAAGCCCAATGTCTCACCCACCACGGAAATCAAGCTTGGAGCCTCTCACTCCTAGTCTTGCTCAGCAGTTACAAGAAGGTATACAGGGGCTACGCATATCAGGGTCGTCACCGTCAGACACACGTGGGAAGGACAAGGAAGACTTTGGCCCGCCTGTTCCGCCAAAGGACGATTCAATGTACCCCGCCAGTCCAGGGCGTTCGCAGGATGATCTTCGAGGCAACGTGGACTCGCCAATGTCGCCGAGTACTCTCCAtcgccctccacccccagagCCCGAACCTGAACCGACGTTGCCATTTGATTTCCACCGATTCTTGGAACAGTTGCGCAATAAGAAAGCCGATCCTGTTGCCAGATATTTAAAGTCTTTCTTGTCCGAGTTTGGAAAACGGCAATGGATGGTACATGAGCAGGTCAAGATAATTAGTGATTTCCTCACATTTATCGCCAACAAGATGGGCCAGTGCGAGGTCTGGCGCGACGTGTCCGATGCCGAATTTGACAATGCCCGCGAAGGCATGGAGAAACTTGTCATGAACCGCCTTTACAGCCAGACCTTTTCGCCCGCGATTCCACCGCCACAGCCAATCCCAGGAGCGAAGCCAAGGAGACGTGGCGGGGAGCGCCCGATGGGCCCTGGACGGCGGGGACAGCACCAGGAGGATGTTGAGCGTGATGAGATTCTTGCTCAAAAGATCAACATCTATAGTTGGGTACGAGAAGACCACTTGGATATTCCACCTGTTAATGAAAGTGGCAAGCGGTTCTTGAAGCTCGCTCAGCAAGAGTTGTTGAAGATCAAGTCGTACCGGGCGCCGAGGGACAAGATCATTTGTGTATTGAACTGCTGCAAAGTCATATTCG GCTTGCTGAAACACGCAAAATCCGACTCCTCGGCTGACTCGTTTATGCCCATGTTAATCTACGTTGTCCTTCACGCAAATCCCGAGCATCTTGTTTCCAATGTCCAGTACATCCTAAGGTTCCGCAATCAAGAAAAGCTTGGTGGCGAAGCCGGGTACTATCTTTCTTCGTTGATGGGAGCTATTCAGTTCATCGAGAACATGGACCGGACGACATTAACTATTACTGACGAGGAATTCGAACAAAACGTCGAGGCTGCTGTGTCTGCCATCGCCGAGAGGCACCGTGCCgagtctccaccacctcctccgcctcagTCTGAGAAGTCTTCAGCATTGAAAGCACCGTCTGCGGGTCGTGTTTCAGCTGACACGGACGCGTCTCTTCGTCCAGATACCCCACGTCGTTCTATGTCGTCGAACGAAGGCCGTGATAGCGGCGAATACAGCGGAAATGATGAAAAGGTGGCCATCACCGGCCTTCTCCGGACGATTCAAAGACCACTCAGTACCATAGGCCGCATCTTCTCGGACGAGCCCTCGTCTTCGGAACCCAGTACGAGCATTGCCTCGCCAGCTCGGACGCCTATGCCAGAGAGACctgatggtgatgcccgTCGGCAAAGGCTGTCTGCTGAGGAGGCAGCTGCTCGGCAAGCCAGTGCCGAGACAGCTGAGGCTCAGCGGCTACACCGAGCAGAACATGCCAATATCGTCGAGACGCTGGCTGGCATGTTTCCAGATCTTGACAAAGACATCATCAGCGATGTCGTTTACCAAAAGGAGGGAAG GGTTGGGCTGGCGGTTGATGCCTGCCTTGCTTTATCGTCATGA
- the SUA7 gene encoding transcription initiation factor IIB (COG:K; BUSCO:EOG09262PAY; EggNog:ENOG503NU54) yields MSALYPPHPSSASGEYKEDLNAILMCAECKEFPPNLIEEFSSGDMVCESCGLVLGERIIDTRSEWRTFSNDDQGNDDPSRVGDGPNLMIDGDQLQTTIAFDGKGAKNLSHLQNKMTNDKGSKQLLNAYRDIQSFTDSINTGTQVANAAKHIYKLVDDAKALKGKSQEAIIAGCIFIACRQANADRTFREIYRLTKVSKKEIGRVFKQLETFLQKAGGADDITKAGPFNQTYQAKASTTAVGLCARYCSNMGFRNPVRVEDVARRLAKKSQQVADLAGRSPLSVAAACIYMASHLVGEPKASKEIAGVAGVSDGTVKTAYRYLYQAKDALLTKEEFPDDMPDASKLPAN; encoded by the coding sequence ATGTCGGCCCtttatcctcctcatccctcctcggcttccggCGAGTACAAGGAGGACTTGAACGCCATCCTCATGTGCGCCGAGTGCAAAGAGTTTCCGCCTAACTTGATCGAGGAATTCTCATCGGGCGACATGGTTTGCGAGTCTTGTGGATTGGTCCTAGGTGAGCGTATTATTGATACGCGCTCCGAGTGGCGGACATTCTCGAATGATGACCAGGGTAACGACGACCCTTCTCGTGTTGGTGACGGTCCCAATTTGATGATCGACGGCGATCAACTGCAAACGACAATCGCTTTCGACGGCAAAGGTGCAAAGAACCTGTCCCATCTTCAAAATAAGATGACGAACGACAAGGGCTCCAAGCAACTGCTCAATGCGTATCGGGATATTCAAAGCTTTACCGACAGCATCAACACGGGTACCCAAGTTGCAAATGCTGCGAAGCACATTTACAAGTTGGTCGACGATGCCAAGGCCCTCAAGGGTAAATCGCAAGAAGCGATTATCGCCGGATGCATCTTCATCGCCTGTCGACAAGCAAATGCTGACCGTACTTTCCGTGAGATTTATCGCCTCACCAAGGTCtccaagaaggagattggCCGCGTCTTCAAGCAGCTTGAGACCTTCCTGCAGAAGGCCGGCGGTGCCGATGACATTACCAAGGCTGGGCCATTCAACCAGACCTACCAGGCCAAGGCCTCTACTACTGCTGTCGGGCTGTGCGCTCGCTATTGCAGCAACATGGGTTTCCGCAACCCGGTCagggtggaggatgtcgcGAGACGTCTTGCCAAGAAGTCGCAACAGGTGGCTGACCTCGCTGGTCGTTCTCCCTTGTCGGTTGCGGCGGCGTGCATCTACATGGCCTCGCATTTGGTTGGAGAACCCAAGGCCTCCAAGGAAATCGCTGGTGTGGCTGGCGTCAGTGATGGTACGGTGAAGACGGCTTATCGCTACCTTTACCAGGCCAAGGATGCTCTCCTTACCAAGGAGGAATTTCCAGACGACATGCCCGATGCTTCCAAGCTCCCGGCCAACTAG
- a CDS encoding hypothetical protein (EggNog:ENOG503NU4P; COG:I), whose product MSRILGVPRALLQLRGTGRRFGPGPGAFRTLSGSAASGDVTLPLEGYRVLDMTRVLAGPYCTQILGDLGAEVIKIEHPVRGDDTRAWGPPYASYKSGSALEGPGESAYFLGVNRNKKSLALSFQDPAGIEILHKLAAKCDILVENYIPGALKKYGLDFETIHKINPALIYASITGYGQNGPYSKRAGYDVMVEAEFGLMHITGARDGPPVKVGVAVTDLTTGLYTSNSIMAALLARAKTGKGQHIDAALSDCQTATLANIASSSLISGEKDTGRWGTAHPSIVPYKSFETKDGDILFGGGNDRLFGILCDGLGRPEWKEDERYKINASRVAHRNELEAEIEKITVTKTTQEWLDIFEGKGMPYAAVNDVLTTLTHEHTQARNMVVEVEHGDCGPIKLVNTPIKYSHSKPRVRTPPPTLGQNTNEILREHLGMDDNQIQALRESGVVR is encoded by the exons ATGAGCCGCATACTTGGCGTCCCCCGTGCTCTCCTGCAGCTCCGCGGAACGGGCCGGCGTTTCGGACCCGGCCCGGGAGCCTTCCGAACGCTCTCCGGCTCGGCAGCTTCGGGAGACGTCACTCTTCCACTCGAGGGATATCGTGTGTTGGATATGACCAGAGTTCTCGCCGGT CCCTACTGTACACAAATCCTGGGTGACCTCGG AGCAGAAGTAATCAAAATTGAGCATCCGGTCAGAGGCGATGACACCAGGGCTTGGGGACCTCCATATGCAAGCTACAAGTCTGGCTCAGCTCTTGAAGGGCCTGGGGAGTCTGCCTACTTTCTCGGG GTTAACCGCAACAAGAAGTCCCTGGCCCTGTCATTTCAAGACCCAGCCGGGATCGAAATCCTTCATAAGCTAGCTGCCAAGTGTGATATTCTCGTCGAGAATTACATACCAGGAGCGCTCAAGAAGTATGGACTGGACTTTGAAACCATCCACAAGATCAACCCAGCTCTTATCTATGCCTCCATCACAGGATATGGCCAAAACGGGCCTTACTCCAAGCGTGCCGGCTACGATGTGATGGTAGAAGCCGAATTTGGTCTGATGCATATCACTGGCGCCAGAGACGGCCCTCCAGTCAAGGTTGGTGTTGCAGTAACAGACCTGACGACAGGCCTGTACACAAGCAACAGCATTATGGCTGCACTGCTCGCCCGAGCCAAAACTGGAAAAGGCCAGCATATTGACGCTGCACTGAGTGACTGTCAGACTGCAACTTTGGCAAATAttgccagcagcagcttaATCAGTGGGGAGAAGGATACCGGCCGATGGGGCACAGCTCATC CCTCTATTGTCCCTTACAAGTCTTTTGAGACAAAAGATGGTGATATCCTCTTTGGTGGGGGAAATGATCGTTTGTTCGGAATTCTTTGCGATGGCCTTGGTCGTCCAGAGTGGAAGGAAGATGAAAGGTATAAGATCAATGCTTCCAGGGTAGCACACCGGAATGAGCTAGAAGCCGAGATTGAGAAAATCACGGtaacaaaaacaacacagGAGTGGCTTGATATCTTTGAGGGCAAGGGCATGCCTTATGCTGCTGTCAATGATGTCCTGACTACGTTGACCCATGAGCATACACAGGCAAGGAATATGGTGGTAGAAGTGGAACATGGGGATTGCGGTCCCATCAAGCTGGTCAACACACCGATCAAATACTCCCACAGTAAGCCGAGAGTAcgaacaccaccaccgactcTCGGACAAAATACCAATGAGATCTTGAGAGAGCATCTTGGTATGGATGACAACCAAATCCAAGCACTGAGAGAAAGTGGTGTGGTTAGATAG
- a CDS encoding hypothetical protein (EggNog:ENOG503PG5N), with the protein MGEIMESRFQGPIRPPLAMPSAPGTPGTPGTPGTPSTPTGTNPSPVRPKLYRRQSRFTEEPMTERTPACSASIHSFDPSALDDSNVNTLTHTNTVQQFRTANRTVSRDLSHRSSNLRRDLNSFSFGGAPATPVLQEESPTAISRTGTLDPPPQPLSSPTTAEIPPPSGPLPLHQSAGLSPEEKRRVWLRLANSVLHSAPTLVLLYIMSTSISAFRSTAKFSSPGITLLSILYLDAILNIITCFRIRSPWPRWRLSLRFLFGLGYMILFFVYIGLGNEVLPKGYTYWNVPDKMATPLVYIFLWWLAAWDLAHLPVCRPELFSCARKREGQQEGRRPSVALSELHPTSFRARVPSSVGGESVVSYTWRRWVQRTRTHSTGGVHFHEMGHNDVEMGPTRTRTREGDVIGEGESISGRRSESMRTGTAHSGEVTLRGDEFERRSGEKEKEAEAGGAGKRGEEGGRLEESPKTVRAADVGQ; encoded by the exons ATGGGCGAGATCATGGAATCGCGCTTTCAGGGGCCGATCAGGCCACCACTGGCGATGCCCTCTGCGCCGGGAACACCGGGGACACCGGGGACACCGGGGACGCCATCGACACCTACTGGCACCAATCCGTCACCCGTCCGGCCGAAGCTCTACCGTCGCCAGTCTCGCTTCACGGAAGAGCCCATGACGGAGAGGACGCCTGCCTGCTCAGCGTCGATCCACTCCTTTGATCCCTCCGCCCTTGACGACTCAAACGTCAAtactctcacacacacaaacaccgTTCAGCAATTCCGCACCGCGAACAGGACCGTCAGTCGAGACCTAAGCCACAGGAGCAGCAACCTCAGACGTGACCTGAACAGCTTCTCCTTTGGAGGagcaccagcaacccccGTCCTACAAGAGGAGTCCCCAACAGCAATATCAAGAACGGGGACTCTCGACCCCCCACCGCAACCCCTATCCTCCCCAACTACAGCAGAgatcccaccaccatctggCCCTCTTCCACTACATCAATCAGCAGGCCTATCCCCTGAAGAGAAAAGACGGGTTTGGCTCCGGTTAGCAAACTCGGTATTGCACTCCGCGCCGacgttggtgctgctgtATATaatgtccacctccatctcggcGTTCAGATCGACCGCCAAATTCTC CTCCCCGGGCATAACCCTTCTCTCAATCCTCTACCTCGACGCaatcctcaacatcatcacctgcTTCCGCATCCGCTCCCcctggccaagatggcggTTATCCCTCCGCTTTCTTTTCGGGCTAGGGTACATGATCCTCTTTTTCGTGTACATCGGTCTCGGAAATGAGGTTCTCCCGAAGGGGTATACCTACTGGAACGTGCCAGACAAAATGGCTACACCGCTGGTGTATATCTTTCTCTGGTGGTTAGCCGCGTGGGATCTGGCCCACCTGCCGGTGTGCAGACCGGAGCTGTTTAGCTGTGCTAGGAAACGGGAGGGACAGCAGGAAGGGAGGAGACCGAGTGTTGCCTTGTCGGAATTGCACCCTACCAGCTTCCGGGCTAGGGTCCCGAGTagtgttgggggggagagcGTGGTGAGTTATacctggaggaggtgggtgcAACGGACCAGGACGCATAGCACGGGGGGTGTTCACTTTCATGAGATGGGACATAATGATGTGGAGATGGGACCTAccaggacgaggacgagggagggggatgtcattggtgagggggagagtattagtgggaggaggtcggaGTCGATGAGGACGGGGACCGCGCATAGTGGGGAGGTTACACTAAGGGGGGATGAGTttgagaggaggagtggggagaaggagaaggaggctgaAGCTGGTGGCGCtgggaagagaggagaggaaggcgggCGGCTGGAGGAAAGCCCGAAGACGGTGAGGGCTGCTGATGTTGGTCAATGA
- a CDS encoding hypothetical protein (EggNog:ENOG503PIM6), whose translation MAPFALVTASILDTRGDKTPDTTDNAVIWIVVSIVAGTIGVVTALTTLVVCYTKRHQYKKAKARDPYLSREEFSRKRKLSANDLFKEEETWRGHMIRKSLASRSTNTIDQQPQQHRPEPQRQQQPQELEHVPGSDQQQQLLSPAALSTAATINQIDQQISEMERKESTRLKEDWKRWEAQVRHERSASGEQHPAIAASNSVPIIAVPTPPKHRSHNRVSFPELRPEPLRPPPRNPARCQPNNGG comes from the coding sequence ATGGCCCCTTTCGCTCTTGTTACTGCTTCTATACTTGATACCCGTGGTGACAAGACCCCGGATACCACGGATAACGCTGTGATATGGATAGTGGTCTCCATCGTTGCCGGCACTATTGGTGTCGTGACAGCCCTTACTACACTCGTCGTCTGCTACACCAAGCGTCATCAATacaaaaaggcaaaggcaagagacCCGTATCTGAGCCGCGAAGAGTTCAGCCGGAAGAGAAAGTTGAGCGCAAATGACTTGttcaaagaggaggagactTGGAGGGGGCATATGATCCGCAAATCTCTCGCCAGTCGGTCAACGAATACCATCgaccagcagccacagcagcatcGACCAGAACCgcaacgacagcaacaacctcaagaacTGGAACATGTGCCAGGATcagaccagcagcagcaactgcTATCTCCCGCAGCGCTCTCAACAGCAGCGACCATCAATCAGATCGACCAGCAGATTTCCGAGATGGAGCGAAAAGAATCCACGAGGCTGAAGGAAGACTGGAAGAGGTGGGAAGCCCAGGTTCGACATGAACGGTCTGCTTCAGGGGAACAGCATCCAGCCATAGCGGCATCCAACAGTGTACCTATCATCGCTGTCCCTACGCCGCCAAAGCATCGATCCCACAACCGAGTATCGTTCCCAGAGTTGCGCCCAGAGCCGCTGAGGCCCCCGCCAAGAAATCCTGCCCGGTGTCAGCCGAATAATGGTGGATGA
- a CDS encoding hypothetical protein (EggNog:ENOG503P0X5; COG:S) codes for MSNSEKPKEGTVDAPKDAPKTTPSLATGLTPRAPSTGPSAAYIPQFSAATQMILKRLKGEPSNLGAALSQASRSPSITASIPSATYEDVKRRLVMSMNTSSQMSMQMPATAPLSMRAPSVPLPAPSLAIPPSNKSTSGMSAIRKVTAGLTGSSKNTPTKSSTAPKVLSSDSKVKKAKGKPNSRATGHSNKHRQRLKGQSADISGISDSDSEVETPTTASTGNGPFSAGGGGDSTPTATMTKSGRQVQKPDAYNPAAMEAATKKRVHYGKRTAEQALCKKCSRMHSPSSNQIVFCDGCDAGWHQYCHDPFVSDDIVKNTSKNWFCSECAAKKERQGSHAKKLKQEHVPRGPPKKESWAGKSVQQKRAYLSTLPAQELVGLLMTSLELHPDLPIFPSPVVDTGVDASGAPRGLFAGGTTEGLFTRANANPTGQGINFMRKVQSNGSARGSQDRTAGQQEEEDEEDPLTLLWPKPGKGLYARLGADVLDERGLLDAEGEDFEAFSSIVYDDRGRKVLENGMKV; via the exons atgtctAATTCAGAGAAGCCAAAAGAAGGGACTGTTGACGCGCCGAAAGATGCCCCGAAGACCACTCCATCCCTGGCGACTGGGTTGACACCGCGTGCTCCCAGCACCGGTCCCTCGGCAGCATACATCCCTCAGTTCTCAGCGGCTACTCAGATGATTCTCAAGCGACTGAAAGGAGAGCCTAGTAATCTCGGAGCGGCCCTTTCGCAGGCCTCTCGCTCACCGTCTATCACGGCGAGCATCCCCTCAGCCACATATGAGGATGTCAAGAGAAGACTGGTCATGAGCATGAACACATCATCCCAGATGTCCATGCAAATGCCTGCCACCGCACCACTCTCCATGAGAGCTCCCTCTGTGCCATTGCCAGCGCCCTCACTAGCTATCCCGCCATCCAACAAGAGCACCTCCGGCATGAGCGCCATCCGTAAAGTCACCGCTGGCCTTACCGGCTCCTCCAAGAATACCCCTACCAAGTCCTCTACTGCCCCAAAGGTCCTCTCCTCCGATAGCAAAGTCAAGAAAGCCAAAGGCAAACCCAACAGTCGGGCCACCGGCCATAGTAACAAGCATCGCCAGCGCCTCAAAGGCCAGTCAGCAGATATCAGCGGCATCTCCGACTCGGATTCTGAAGTAGAAACCCctaccaccgccagcaccggcaATGGCCCCTTCTcagccggcggtggtggtgacagcaCCCCAACCGCCACCATGACCAAATCCGGTAGGCAGGTTCAGAAGCCCGACGCCTACAACCCAGCAGCCATGGAAGCGGCCACCAAGAAACGAGTCCACTACGGCAAGCGGACCGCCGAGCAGGCTCTCTGCAAGAAGTGCAGCAGGATGCACTCCCCGAGCAGCAACCAGATTGTTTTCTGCGACGGGTGTGATGCGGGCTGGCATCAGTACTGTCACGACCCGTTCGTGTCAGATGACATCGTCAAGAACACGAGCAAGAACTGGTTCTGCTCGGAGTGtgccgccaagaaggaaaGACAGGGCAGTCATGCGAAGAAGCTGAAGCAAGAGCATGTTCCCAGGGGGCCGCCAAAGAAGGAGAGCTGGGCTGGGAAGAGCGTCCAGCAGAAAAGAGCGTACTTGTCTACCTTGCCAGCACAGGAGCTTGTTggtttgttgatgacgagCTTGGAGCTTCATCCTGATTTGCCAATTTTCCCTAGTCCGGTGGTGGACACGGGGGTTGACGCGAGTGGTGCGCCGAGGGGGCTTTTTGCCGGGGGTACAACAGAAGGTTTGTTTACGAGGGCGAATGCTAATCCTACTGGGCAAGGG ATTAATTTTATGAGAAAGGTCCAGTCCAATGGGAGTGCGAGAGGTAGCCAGGATCGGACGGCtgggcagcaggaggaggaggacgaggaagatcCACTGACGTTATTGTGGCCGAAGCCGGGGAAGGGACTGTATGCTAGGCTTGGGGCTGATGTGCTGGATGAAAGGGGGCTTTTGGATGCGGAAGGGGAAGACTTTGAGGCGTTCAGCTCGATAGTATATGATGATCGCGGGAGGAAAGTGTTGGAAAATGGGATGAAGGTTTAA
- a CDS encoding hypothetical protein (COG:E; EggNog:ENOG503NVJ7), which translates to MCGIHAIISPSFCSLSEISPELHQNLVNRGPDYFGQVTRESSDGRWKLRFTSTVLALRGDRVTKQPLHDDSGSRGGNVLCWNGEGWRFMGEVIGEHENDGEVIYRGLKDARSVEEVMGVWKGVEGPFAFVFYCEALQRVFWGRDRLGRRSLMVRRIEGGGVVLGSIADGEGKWEEVEADGVYSLGLGDGVARRHDWVEEGENFVSAKFCPGGSVSSIGVFNKALPSFEGETPLTSASPSVRALKDQLVESLKLRVLNIPNPPSSGTGKTRVAVLFSGGLDCTVLARLCHDILEPHQEIDLLNVGFENPRVGARLKKEANGKEVDLYEACPDRITGRKSFAELKNVCPGRVFRFVAVNVPYSKLQAHRQQIISLIHPHNTVMDLSIACALYFAARGQGSVRSESPDPDSEPSTVSYTSPARVLLSGLGADELFGGYSRHAAAFQQDGYTGLVKELLRDVSRLAERNLGRDDRVMAHWGKEVRFPFLDERLVKWAIATPAWEKCDFEREEEKSGVEAAKRVLRLLAMELSMEGVAKEKKRAIQFGSRTAKMESGRDKGTTLLS; encoded by the exons ATGTGTGGTATTCacgccatcatctccccctcgTTTTGTTCACTCTCCGAAATCTCCCCGGAGTTGCACCAGAATCTTGTCAACCGCGGACCGGACTATTTCGGGCAGGTTACGCGGGAATCGTCGGATGGGAGATGGAAGTTGCGGTTTACGTCTACTGTTTTGGCTTTGAGGGGCGACCGTGTCACGAAGCAGCCACTGCATGATGACAGTGGGAGCAGGGGTGGGAATGTGTTGTGCTggaatggggaggggtggaggtttATGGGGGAAGTAATTGGGGAACATGAGAATGACGGGGAGGTTATTTACCGAGGGTTGAAAGACGCGAggtcggtggaggaggtgatgggggtttggaagggggttgaggggccTTTTGCGTTTGTTTTTTATTGTGAGGCGCTGCAAAGGGTGTTTTGGGGACGGGATCGGTTGGGGAGACGGtcgttgatggtgaggaggatagaggggggaggggtggtgttggggagtattgcggatggggaggggaagtgggaggaggtggaggctgaTGGGGTTTATTCTCTTGGGTTGGGAGATGGGGTAGCGAGGAGGCATGattgggttgaggagggggagaactTCGTAAGTGCAAAATTCTGTCCTGGTGGgagc GTTTCTAGCATCGGGGTATTTAACAAGGCGCTGCCATCTTTTGAGGGAGAGACGCCGCTGACGAGCGCGTCACCTTCTGTTCGGGCGCTCAAGGACCAGCTGGTTGAATCGCTCAAGTTGAGGGTGCTAAATATTCCCAACCCGCCATCCAGTGGAACAGGCAAGACCCGCGTTGCGGTACTGTTTTCCGGTGGCCTGGATTGTACCGTCCTGGCGAGACTATGCCACGATATCCTGGAGCCTCACCAAGAAATTGATCTCCTCAATGTTGGCTTTGAGAATCCGAGAGTGGGGGCCCGGCTGAAAAAAGAGGCCAACGGCAAAGAGGTGGACTTGTACGAGGCTTGCCCGGACAGGATCACGGGAAGGAAGTCCTTCGCCGAGTTGAAGAATGTCTGTCCCGGGCGAGTCTTTCGGTTTGTCGCT GTAAATGTCCCCTACTCAAAATTGCAGGCCCACCGGCAGCAAATCATTTCTCTCATCCATCCTCACAATACTGTGATGGACCTTTCCATCGCATGCGCGCTTTACTTTGCCGCCCGAGGCCAAGGGTCAGTCAGATCGGAGAGTCCAGATCCGGACTCTGAGCCCTCAACTGTTTCGTACACATCGCCCGCGCGCGTCCTGCTTTCTGGTCTCGGCGCTGATGAGCTATTTGGTGGTTACTCGCgccatgctgctgctttccAGCAGGACGGATACACAGGGCTTGTGAAAGAGCTCCTGCGGGACGTAAGCCGCCTGGCCGAGAGAAATCTCGGGAGGGATGATAGAGTCATGGCCCATTGGGGCAAGGAGGTAAGATTTCCGTTTCTGGACGAACGTCTGGTCAAGTGGGCCATCGCAACGCCTGCGTGGGAGAAGTGTGATTTTgaaagggaggaagagaagagcgGTGTTGAAGCTGCAAAGAGAGTCCTGCGTCTTCTGGCGATGGAGTTGAGCATGGAGGGTGttgcgaaggagaagaagcgaGCT ATTCAATTCGGCTCGAGGACAGCCAAGATGGAGAGCGGCCGTGACAAAGGGACAACACTCTTGTCGTAG